The following coding sequences lie in one Lolium perenne isolate Kyuss_39 chromosome 2, Kyuss_2.0, whole genome shotgun sequence genomic window:
- the LOC127336793 gene encoding uncharacterized protein isoform X2 — MDAYHHQHRFAGSGDAPPPPPPQQQPAPPSHWHPGPAPPYHPPHPYPPQHHQWGPPPPDHQHQQHPQPPPPYAYQPPPPPPPAPGNPWPPHHAAAQPPPPGQAWPSHSWAQNHGYPGLANEDDWATKAKEWAAAKSVVTENHQIQQHAIPHHYGQNDQYQQPAGHPPIPQSSNDQLPFQMTGQQRETNYLQDRGPMAPPLKNFGPFPSTYEQEVSYNYSSAPGNGNAMHQYPSPQAQPSLTAPSVQDGFPRGPPSVPAHGVQSYRMMADPSDQPLEFDSRKAPDMAVHQTINISSTVPAAMSEHGTAATSTQSWGPSASLGFYPQAPVPPQAPQMDPSLHTGPLFGALSGSNYVPPAVFGVGSLTEAFPTDANPLFAERSKKPPVPNWLREELLKKKSTPMSASVQHSTNSDSMESEDAAEPPKIANETDSRSIGSAKSIEDDEDDEDEIEKARTAAINHEIKRVLTEVLLKVTDDLFDEIATKVMNEDDSSDKMNETTGFSSSKDPDLRESKVKTTAKVVVAAKPTSVSSTNRSDGAGLSSPKGALLGLASYDSDDEDDDGEGDGKSLISNLSSEIKVGAAHPEESEKKFDGEQPTGNTESIASVQSVSGDNHKSSDAGSRGRPNAESGKERSIHDTQNGEATTSIQPMGVIHKTSEKAHGRTEIDLKNGKPSSGHHSENNNNVESTHRHLERNSHEEDFKKEVKVGNGKDSESSRSDKFGDSDKHGVHGSIDKKGSYKEEKGSGRYTKHGSDRWDDAKEYRKDARVGKKDAADRRGEKGNDGNDDRSRQITRSSASHSSRRSRSPSGRSRTRNESSSHGRGSVSSDEPSDNAKRKSHSRKNSMSPSPPKSRNRRVSRSPHSKHHRRHSPYSSAERKKRSRSRTPVKRR; from the exons ATGGACGCGTACCACCACCAGCACCGCTTCGCCGGCTCCGGCGacgcgcctccgccgccgccgccgcagcagcaGCCCGCTCCTCCCTCCCACTGGCACCCGGGGCCCGCGCCGCCGTACCACCCTCCCCACCCCTACCCTCCCCAGCACCACCAGTGGGGCCCGCCGCCCCCCGACCACCAGCACCAGCAGCACcctcagccgccgccgccgtacgCTTACCAGCCCCCTCCCCCGCCGCCCCCCGCGCCCGGGAACCCCTGGCCTCCTCACCACGCTGCGGCCCAGCCCCCGCCGCCGGGACAG GCATGGCCGAGTCATTCATGGGCTCAAAACCATGGATACCCAG GGCTTGCCAATGAGGATGATTGGGCCACAAAGGCGAAGGAATGGGCTGCTGCTAAATCTGTTGTTACAGAGAATCACCAGATTCAGCAGCATGCAATACCCCACCATTATGGTCAGAATGATCAGTATCAGCAACCAGCTGGTCACCCACCAATCCCTCAATCAAGTAACGACCAGTTGCCGTTTCAAATGACAGGCCAACAGAGGGAAACGAACTATTTGCAAG ATAGAGGTCCAATGGCGCCACCACTGAAGAATTTTGGTCCATTTCCATCCACCTATGAGCAGGAGGTATCTTATAATTATTCTTCTGCTCCAG GTAATGGGAATGCTATGCATCAATATCCAAGCCCACAAGCTCAGCCATCTCTAACTGCCCCATCAGTTCAAGATGGATTTCCTCGAGGGCCTCCTAGTGTGCCTGCTCATGGTGTACAGTCTTACAGGATGATGGCTGATCCCAGTGACCAACCTTTGGAGTTTGATAGTAGAAAAGCTCCTGATATGGCAGTGCATCAAACGATAAATATCAGTTCTACTGTTCCAGCAGCAATGTCTGAACATGGTACAGCTGCAACATCAACTCAATCATGGGGCCCATCTGCTTCACTTGGATTTTACCCTCAAGCTCCAGTACCACCACAAGCACCACAG ATGGATCCTTCTTTGCATACTGGGCCACTCTTTGGAGCACTCTCTGGTTCAAACTATGTTCCACCTGCAGTATTTGGTGTTGGTAGTCTAACTGAAGCATTCCCCACAGATGCAAACCCTTTATTCGCTGAACGGTCAAAGAAA CCTCCAGTACCGAACTGGCTCCGAGAAGAACTTCTAAAGAAAAaatctactccaatgagtgcttcAGTGCAACACTCGACAAATTCAGATTCAATGGAATCTGAAGATGCTGCAGAACCACCAAAAATAGCTAATGAAACTGATAGCAGAAGCATTGGTTCAGCTAAATCAATcgaagatgatgaagatgatgag GATGAAATCGAAAAGGCCCGGACAGCAGCAATCAACCATGAAATTAAGCGTGTGTTGACAGAAGTTCTTCTAAAG GTTACGGATGATCTTTTTGATGAGATTGCGACGAAAGTTATGAATGAAGATGATTCATCAGATAAAA TGAATGAGACCACTGGTTTCTCTAGCTCAAAGGATCCTGATCTGAGAGAATCAAAAGTCAAGACCACAGCTAAAGTTGTTGTTGCTGCTAAGCCAACCAGTGTTAGCTCTACTAATCGTTCTGATGGTGCTGGGTTAAGCTCTCCTAAAGGTGCTCTTCTTGGTCTTGCTAGTTATGATtcagatgatgaagatgatgatggtgaaggtGATGGTAAGAGTTTAATTTCAAATTTATCGTCTGAAATTAAAGTTGGTGCAGCTCATCCTGAAGAAA GCGAGAAAAAATTTGATGGTGAACAACCCACAGGCAATACTGAAAGTATTGCTTCAGTCCAAAGTGTTTCAGGTGACAATCATAAATCCAGTGATGCAGGATCTCGAGGAAGGCCAAACGCAGAATCCGGAAAAGAGCGAAGCATTCATGACACACAGAATGGAGAAGCCACAACTTCTATTCAGCCGATGGGTGTGATTCATAAAACAAGTGAAAAGGCACATGGACGCACGGAGATAgatttgaagaatggaaagccgtcTTCCGGCCATCATTCTGAAAACAATAATAATGTGGAGAGCACTCACAGGCACTTAGAAAGGAACAGCCATGAGGAAGATTTTAAAAAAGAGGTGAAGGTTGGCAATGGAAAAGACTCTGAATCTTCTAGATCTGACAAGTTTGGTGATAGTGACAAACATGGCGTGCATGGAAGTATTGATAAAAAAGGTAGTTACAAAGAGGAAAAAGGCTCAGGCAGGTATACTAAACATGGATCGGATAGGTGGGATGATGCCAAAGAATATCGGAAAGACGCCAGAGTGGGAAAGAAAGATGCCGCTGATAGAAGAGGAGAGAAAGGAAATGATGGGAATGACGATAGGTCAAGGCAAATTACAAGGAGCTCAGCTAGCCACAGCAGTAGAAGGTCACGATCACCAAGTGggagaagtcgtactaggaatgagaGTTCTTCACATGGTCGAGGGAGTGTTTCCAGTGACGAGCCTTCTGATAATGCGAAAAG AAAGAGTCATTCACGTAAAAATAGCATGTCTCCCTCACCTCCAAAATCTAGGAACAG ACGAGTTTCGCGGTCTCCACATAGCAAGCATCACCGCAGGCATTCACCTTATTCATCTGCCGAGAG GAAGAAGCGCTCCAGATCCAGAACTCCAGTCAAAAGGAGATAG
- the LOC127336793 gene encoding uncharacterized protein isoform X3 codes for MDAYHHQHRFAGSGDAPPPPPPQQQPAPPSHWHPGPAPPYHPPHPYPPQHHQWGPPPPDHQHQQHPQPPPPYAYQPPPPPPPAPGNPWPPHHAAAQPPPPGQAWPSHSWAQNHGYPGLANEDDWATKAKEWAAAKSVVTENHQIQQHAIPHHYGQNDQYQQPAGHPPIPQSSNDQLPFQMTGQQRETNYLQDEIADRGPMAPPLKNFGPFPSTYEQEVSYNYSSAPGNGNAMHQYPSPQAQPSLTAPSVQDGFPRGPPSVPAHGVQSYRMMADPSDQPLEFDSRKAPDMAVHQTINISSTVPAAMSEHGTAATSTQSWGPSASLGFYPQAPVPPQAPQMDPSLHTGPLFGALSGSNYVPPAVFGVGSLTEAFPTDANPLFAERSKKPPVPNWLREELLKKKSTPMSASVQHSTNSDSMESEDAAEPPKIANETDSRSIGSAKSIEDDEDDEDEIEKARTAAINHEIKRVLTEVLLKVTDDLFDEIATKVMNEDDSSDKMNETTGFSSSKDPDLRESKVKTTAKVVVAAKPTSVSSTNRSDGAGLSSPKGALLGLASYDSDDEDDDGEGDGEKKFDGEQPTGNTESIASVQSVSGDNHKSSDAGSRGRPNAESGKERSIHDTQNGEATTSIQPMGVIHKTSEKAHGRTEIDLKNGKPSSGHHSENNNNVESTHRHLERNSHEEDFKKEVKVGNGKDSESSRSDKFGDSDKHGVHGSIDKKGSYKEEKGSGRYTKHGSDRWDDAKEYRKDARVGKKDAADRRGEKGNDGNDDRSRQITRSSASHSSRRSRSPSGRSRTRNESSSHGRGSVSSDEPSDNAKRKSHSRKNSMSPSPPKSRNRRVSRSPHSKHHRRHSPYSSAERKKRSRSRTPVKRR; via the exons ATGGACGCGTACCACCACCAGCACCGCTTCGCCGGCTCCGGCGacgcgcctccgccgccgccgccgcagcagcaGCCCGCTCCTCCCTCCCACTGGCACCCGGGGCCCGCGCCGCCGTACCACCCTCCCCACCCCTACCCTCCCCAGCACCACCAGTGGGGCCCGCCGCCCCCCGACCACCAGCACCAGCAGCACcctcagccgccgccgccgtacgCTTACCAGCCCCCTCCCCCGCCGCCCCCCGCGCCCGGGAACCCCTGGCCTCCTCACCACGCTGCGGCCCAGCCCCCGCCGCCGGGACAG GCATGGCCGAGTCATTCATGGGCTCAAAACCATGGATACCCAG GGCTTGCCAATGAGGATGATTGGGCCACAAAGGCGAAGGAATGGGCTGCTGCTAAATCTGTTGTTACAGAGAATCACCAGATTCAGCAGCATGCAATACCCCACCATTATGGTCAGAATGATCAGTATCAGCAACCAGCTGGTCACCCACCAATCCCTCAATCAAGTAACGACCAGTTGCCGTTTCAAATGACAGGCCAACAGAGGGAAACGAACTATTTGCAAG ATGAAATTGCAGATAGAGGTCCAATGGCGCCACCACTGAAGAATTTTGGTCCATTTCCATCCACCTATGAGCAGGAGGTATCTTATAATTATTCTTCTGCTCCAG GTAATGGGAATGCTATGCATCAATATCCAAGCCCACAAGCTCAGCCATCTCTAACTGCCCCATCAGTTCAAGATGGATTTCCTCGAGGGCCTCCTAGTGTGCCTGCTCATGGTGTACAGTCTTACAGGATGATGGCTGATCCCAGTGACCAACCTTTGGAGTTTGATAGTAGAAAAGCTCCTGATATGGCAGTGCATCAAACGATAAATATCAGTTCTACTGTTCCAGCAGCAATGTCTGAACATGGTACAGCTGCAACATCAACTCAATCATGGGGCCCATCTGCTTCACTTGGATTTTACCCTCAAGCTCCAGTACCACCACAAGCACCACAG ATGGATCCTTCTTTGCATACTGGGCCACTCTTTGGAGCACTCTCTGGTTCAAACTATGTTCCACCTGCAGTATTTGGTGTTGGTAGTCTAACTGAAGCATTCCCCACAGATGCAAACCCTTTATTCGCTGAACGGTCAAAGAAA CCTCCAGTACCGAACTGGCTCCGAGAAGAACTTCTAAAGAAAAaatctactccaatgagtgcttcAGTGCAACACTCGACAAATTCAGATTCAATGGAATCTGAAGATGCTGCAGAACCACCAAAAATAGCTAATGAAACTGATAGCAGAAGCATTGGTTCAGCTAAATCAATcgaagatgatgaagatgatgag GATGAAATCGAAAAGGCCCGGACAGCAGCAATCAACCATGAAATTAAGCGTGTGTTGACAGAAGTTCTTCTAAAG GTTACGGATGATCTTTTTGATGAGATTGCGACGAAAGTTATGAATGAAGATGATTCATCAGATAAAA TGAATGAGACCACTGGTTTCTCTAGCTCAAAGGATCCTGATCTGAGAGAATCAAAAGTCAAGACCACAGCTAAAGTTGTTGTTGCTGCTAAGCCAACCAGTGTTAGCTCTACTAATCGTTCTGATGGTGCTGGGTTAAGCTCTCCTAAAGGTGCTCTTCTTGGTCTTGCTAGTTATGATtcagatgatgaagatgatgatggtgaaggtGATG GCGAGAAAAAATTTGATGGTGAACAACCCACAGGCAATACTGAAAGTATTGCTTCAGTCCAAAGTGTTTCAGGTGACAATCATAAATCCAGTGATGCAGGATCTCGAGGAAGGCCAAACGCAGAATCCGGAAAAGAGCGAAGCATTCATGACACACAGAATGGAGAAGCCACAACTTCTATTCAGCCGATGGGTGTGATTCATAAAACAAGTGAAAAGGCACATGGACGCACGGAGATAgatttgaagaatggaaagccgtcTTCCGGCCATCATTCTGAAAACAATAATAATGTGGAGAGCACTCACAGGCACTTAGAAAGGAACAGCCATGAGGAAGATTTTAAAAAAGAGGTGAAGGTTGGCAATGGAAAAGACTCTGAATCTTCTAGATCTGACAAGTTTGGTGATAGTGACAAACATGGCGTGCATGGAAGTATTGATAAAAAAGGTAGTTACAAAGAGGAAAAAGGCTCAGGCAGGTATACTAAACATGGATCGGATAGGTGGGATGATGCCAAAGAATATCGGAAAGACGCCAGAGTGGGAAAGAAAGATGCCGCTGATAGAAGAGGAGAGAAAGGAAATGATGGGAATGACGATAGGTCAAGGCAAATTACAAGGAGCTCAGCTAGCCACAGCAGTAGAAGGTCACGATCACCAAGTGggagaagtcgtactaggaatgagaGTTCTTCACATGGTCGAGGGAGTGTTTCCAGTGACGAGCCTTCTGATAATGCGAAAAG AAAGAGTCATTCACGTAAAAATAGCATGTCTCCCTCACCTCCAAAATCTAGGAACAG ACGAGTTTCGCGGTCTCCACATAGCAAGCATCACCGCAGGCATTCACCTTATTCATCTGCCGAGAG GAAGAAGCGCTCCAGATCCAGAACTCCAGTCAAAAGGAGATAG
- the LOC127336793 gene encoding uncharacterized protein isoform X1, which translates to MDAYHHQHRFAGSGDAPPPPPPQQQPAPPSHWHPGPAPPYHPPHPYPPQHHQWGPPPPDHQHQQHPQPPPPYAYQPPPPPPPAPGNPWPPHHAAAQPPPPGQAWPSHSWAQNHGYPGLANEDDWATKAKEWAAAKSVVTENHQIQQHAIPHHYGQNDQYQQPAGHPPIPQSSNDQLPFQMTGQQRETNYLQDEIADRGPMAPPLKNFGPFPSTYEQEVSYNYSSAPGNGNAMHQYPSPQAQPSLTAPSVQDGFPRGPPSVPAHGVQSYRMMADPSDQPLEFDSRKAPDMAVHQTINISSTVPAAMSEHGTAATSTQSWGPSASLGFYPQAPVPPQAPQMDPSLHTGPLFGALSGSNYVPPAVFGVGSLTEAFPTDANPLFAERSKKPPVPNWLREELLKKKSTPMSASVQHSTNSDSMESEDAAEPPKIANETDSRSIGSAKSIEDDEDDEDEIEKARTAAINHEIKRVLTEVLLKVTDDLFDEIATKVMNEDDSSDKMNETTGFSSSKDPDLRESKVKTTAKVVVAAKPTSVSSTNRSDGAGLSSPKGALLGLASYDSDDEDDDGEGDGKSLISNLSSEIKVGAAHPEESEKKFDGEQPTGNTESIASVQSVSGDNHKSSDAGSRGRPNAESGKERSIHDTQNGEATTSIQPMGVIHKTSEKAHGRTEIDLKNGKPSSGHHSENNNNVESTHRHLERNSHEEDFKKEVKVGNGKDSESSRSDKFGDSDKHGVHGSIDKKGSYKEEKGSGRYTKHGSDRWDDAKEYRKDARVGKKDAADRRGEKGNDGNDDRSRQITRSSASHSSRRSRSPSGRSRTRNESSSHGRGSVSSDEPSDNAKRKSHSRKNSMSPSPPKSRNRRVSRSPHSKHHRRHSPYSSAERKKRSRSRTPVKRR; encoded by the exons ATGGACGCGTACCACCACCAGCACCGCTTCGCCGGCTCCGGCGacgcgcctccgccgccgccgccgcagcagcaGCCCGCTCCTCCCTCCCACTGGCACCCGGGGCCCGCGCCGCCGTACCACCCTCCCCACCCCTACCCTCCCCAGCACCACCAGTGGGGCCCGCCGCCCCCCGACCACCAGCACCAGCAGCACcctcagccgccgccgccgtacgCTTACCAGCCCCCTCCCCCGCCGCCCCCCGCGCCCGGGAACCCCTGGCCTCCTCACCACGCTGCGGCCCAGCCCCCGCCGCCGGGACAG GCATGGCCGAGTCATTCATGGGCTCAAAACCATGGATACCCAG GGCTTGCCAATGAGGATGATTGGGCCACAAAGGCGAAGGAATGGGCTGCTGCTAAATCTGTTGTTACAGAGAATCACCAGATTCAGCAGCATGCAATACCCCACCATTATGGTCAGAATGATCAGTATCAGCAACCAGCTGGTCACCCACCAATCCCTCAATCAAGTAACGACCAGTTGCCGTTTCAAATGACAGGCCAACAGAGGGAAACGAACTATTTGCAAG ATGAAATTGCAGATAGAGGTCCAATGGCGCCACCACTGAAGAATTTTGGTCCATTTCCATCCACCTATGAGCAGGAGGTATCTTATAATTATTCTTCTGCTCCAG GTAATGGGAATGCTATGCATCAATATCCAAGCCCACAAGCTCAGCCATCTCTAACTGCCCCATCAGTTCAAGATGGATTTCCTCGAGGGCCTCCTAGTGTGCCTGCTCATGGTGTACAGTCTTACAGGATGATGGCTGATCCCAGTGACCAACCTTTGGAGTTTGATAGTAGAAAAGCTCCTGATATGGCAGTGCATCAAACGATAAATATCAGTTCTACTGTTCCAGCAGCAATGTCTGAACATGGTACAGCTGCAACATCAACTCAATCATGGGGCCCATCTGCTTCACTTGGATTTTACCCTCAAGCTCCAGTACCACCACAAGCACCACAG ATGGATCCTTCTTTGCATACTGGGCCACTCTTTGGAGCACTCTCTGGTTCAAACTATGTTCCACCTGCAGTATTTGGTGTTGGTAGTCTAACTGAAGCATTCCCCACAGATGCAAACCCTTTATTCGCTGAACGGTCAAAGAAA CCTCCAGTACCGAACTGGCTCCGAGAAGAACTTCTAAAGAAAAaatctactccaatgagtgcttcAGTGCAACACTCGACAAATTCAGATTCAATGGAATCTGAAGATGCTGCAGAACCACCAAAAATAGCTAATGAAACTGATAGCAGAAGCATTGGTTCAGCTAAATCAATcgaagatgatgaagatgatgag GATGAAATCGAAAAGGCCCGGACAGCAGCAATCAACCATGAAATTAAGCGTGTGTTGACAGAAGTTCTTCTAAAG GTTACGGATGATCTTTTTGATGAGATTGCGACGAAAGTTATGAATGAAGATGATTCATCAGATAAAA TGAATGAGACCACTGGTTTCTCTAGCTCAAAGGATCCTGATCTGAGAGAATCAAAAGTCAAGACCACAGCTAAAGTTGTTGTTGCTGCTAAGCCAACCAGTGTTAGCTCTACTAATCGTTCTGATGGTGCTGGGTTAAGCTCTCCTAAAGGTGCTCTTCTTGGTCTTGCTAGTTATGATtcagatgatgaagatgatgatggtgaaggtGATGGTAAGAGTTTAATTTCAAATTTATCGTCTGAAATTAAAGTTGGTGCAGCTCATCCTGAAGAAA GCGAGAAAAAATTTGATGGTGAACAACCCACAGGCAATACTGAAAGTATTGCTTCAGTCCAAAGTGTTTCAGGTGACAATCATAAATCCAGTGATGCAGGATCTCGAGGAAGGCCAAACGCAGAATCCGGAAAAGAGCGAAGCATTCATGACACACAGAATGGAGAAGCCACAACTTCTATTCAGCCGATGGGTGTGATTCATAAAACAAGTGAAAAGGCACATGGACGCACGGAGATAgatttgaagaatggaaagccgtcTTCCGGCCATCATTCTGAAAACAATAATAATGTGGAGAGCACTCACAGGCACTTAGAAAGGAACAGCCATGAGGAAGATTTTAAAAAAGAGGTGAAGGTTGGCAATGGAAAAGACTCTGAATCTTCTAGATCTGACAAGTTTGGTGATAGTGACAAACATGGCGTGCATGGAAGTATTGATAAAAAAGGTAGTTACAAAGAGGAAAAAGGCTCAGGCAGGTATACTAAACATGGATCGGATAGGTGGGATGATGCCAAAGAATATCGGAAAGACGCCAGAGTGGGAAAGAAAGATGCCGCTGATAGAAGAGGAGAGAAAGGAAATGATGGGAATGACGATAGGTCAAGGCAAATTACAAGGAGCTCAGCTAGCCACAGCAGTAGAAGGTCACGATCACCAAGTGggagaagtcgtactaggaatgagaGTTCTTCACATGGTCGAGGGAGTGTTTCCAGTGACGAGCCTTCTGATAATGCGAAAAG AAAGAGTCATTCACGTAAAAATAGCATGTCTCCCTCACCTCCAAAATCTAGGAACAG ACGAGTTTCGCGGTCTCCACATAGCAAGCATCACCGCAGGCATTCACCTTATTCATCTGCCGAGAG GAAGAAGCGCTCCAGATCCAGAACTCCAGTCAAAAGGAGATAG